One Mucilaginibacter ginkgonis genomic region harbors:
- the secA gene encoding preprotein translocase subunit SecA, with product MLGFISKLFGNKSERDLKSIQPLVDKAKAEFEKLGGLSHDELRDKTLGFKQIISEGLADIDSEIASAKEQAESEGIAVDEKVELYTRIDKLQKDRDKNLEEILLRILPEAFAVVKETARRFKENPTIEVTAWQSDRELAARKSNVIIKGDKAIHHNTWLAAGNQVTWDMVHYDVQLFGGVVLHQGKIAEMATGEGKTLVATLPAYLNALAGQGVHIVTVNDYLARRDSEWMGPLYEFHGLTVDCIDKHEPNSEERRKAYGADITFGTNNEFGFDYLRDNMTRTPEELVQRKLHFAMVDEVDSVLVDDARTPLIISGPIPKGDQHEFYELKPRIQRLVEAQKGYVNTALNEAKKQINDGKTGTDEGGLALLRAHRGLPKSKALIKFLSEGANRTVLQKTENYYMQDQGKEIPMVDAELFFVIDEKSNSVELTEKGIELITASGEDPHFFVMPDVGSEVAEIERSNLSTEEKVHRKDELMRDFSIKSERIHSINQLLKAYTLFEKDTEYILDEGKVKIVDEQTGRVLDGRRYSDGLHQAIEAKENVKVEDATQTFATITLQNYFRMYHKLCGMTGTAITEAGELWEIYKLDVVEIPTNRTAQRDDRQDLVYRTMREKYNAVADEIVKLTQEGRPVLVGTTSVEISELVSRMLKLRGIKHNVLNAKLHQKEADIVAEAGKAGTVTIATNMAGRGTDIKLGEGVKEAGGLAIVGTERHESRRVDRQLRGRSGRQGDPGSSQFFVSLEDNLMRLFGSERISNLMVRMGIEEGEVIQHSMISKSIERAQKKVEENNFGIRKRLLEFDDVMNAQRTVIYTKRKNALFGERLDVDISNTIFDVVEDVVTEYKESNNYEGFQLEIIRLFSVDIEIGADQFTGSSIAQLTDEAFAIITDFYARKQEAIANQAYPVLKDVYDHRGQQIENIIVPFTDGIHGIQIAVPLKKAVENHGLEVFKSFEKNVTLEMIDDAWKEHLREMDELKQSVQNAVYEQKDPLLVYKFEAFELFRAMLANVNKEIVSFLFRGGIPTQQEPEEIQEARPAPKTDMRKMRTTKAEFEDGGNVGVADMPEMQQQKISPVRVDPKIGRNDPCPCGSGKKFKNCHGVGQN from the coding sequence ATGTTAGGATTTATCAGTAAACTTTTCGGCAACAAGTCGGAGAGGGACTTAAAAAGCATACAGCCTTTAGTAGATAAGGCAAAGGCCGAATTTGAGAAACTTGGCGGTTTAAGCCATGACGAGTTGCGGGATAAAACCTTGGGCTTTAAGCAGATCATTAGCGAAGGTTTAGCAGATATCGATAGCGAGATCGCATCGGCAAAGGAACAAGCCGAAAGCGAGGGCATAGCAGTAGACGAAAAAGTTGAGCTATACACCCGTATAGACAAACTGCAAAAAGACCGCGATAAAAACCTCGAGGAAATTTTGTTGCGAATTTTGCCCGAGGCGTTCGCCGTAGTTAAAGAAACTGCACGCAGATTTAAAGAAAATCCTACAATTGAAGTAACCGCCTGGCAAAGCGACCGCGAGCTGGCGGCACGCAAATCAAACGTTATTATCAAAGGTGATAAAGCCATCCACCATAATACATGGCTTGCTGCCGGTAACCAGGTAACCTGGGACATGGTGCACTATGATGTGCAGCTATTTGGCGGTGTAGTATTGCACCAGGGTAAGATTGCCGAGATGGCCACGGGTGAGGGTAAAACTTTGGTTGCTACCTTGCCTGCTTATTTGAATGCATTAGCCGGCCAGGGTGTGCACATTGTAACTGTAAACGATTACCTGGCACGCCGCGACTCTGAGTGGATGGGCCCGTTATATGAGTTCCACGGATTGACTGTTGATTGTATAGATAAGCACGAGCCGAATTCTGAGGAACGCCGCAAAGCTTACGGAGCTGATATTACTTTTGGTACCAATAACGAGTTTGGTTTTGACTACCTGCGCGATAACATGACGCGTACTCCTGAAGAATTGGTTCAGCGCAAACTACACTTTGCGATGGTGGATGAGGTTGACTCTGTTTTGGTGGATGACGCCCGTACGCCATTGATCATTTCTGGCCCGATCCCTAAAGGCGATCAGCATGAATTTTATGAGTTGAAACCACGCATTCAGCGTTTGGTTGAAGCTCAAAAAGGTTACGTGAACACCGCGCTTAATGAAGCGAAGAAACAGATAAATGACGGAAAAACCGGTACTGATGAAGGTGGCTTGGCATTACTTCGCGCGCACCGCGGTTTGCCAAAAAGTAAAGCGCTCATTAAATTCCTGAGCGAGGGTGCTAACCGTACCGTTCTGCAAAAAACAGAAAATTACTACATGCAAGACCAGGGCAAAGAAATACCCATGGTTGACGCCGAACTGTTTTTTGTGATCGATGAGAAGAGCAACTCCGTTGAATTGACTGAAAAAGGTATCGAACTGATCACCGCGTCGGGCGAAGACCCGCATTTCTTTGTGATGCCTGATGTGGGCAGCGAGGTGGCAGAGATAGAACGCTCTAACCTAAGCACAGAGGAAAAAGTACACCGCAAAGATGAGCTGATGCGCGATTTTTCTATCAAGTCTGAGCGTATCCATTCTATCAATCAATTACTGAAAGCTTATACGCTGTTTGAGAAAGACACTGAATATATTCTTGACGAAGGCAAAGTAAAAATTGTTGATGAGCAAACAGGCCGTGTATTGGATGGCCGCCGTTACTCAGACGGTTTGCACCAGGCGATCGAGGCTAAGGAGAATGTAAAGGTGGAAGACGCAACACAGACGTTTGCTACAATTACCCTGCAAAACTACTTTAGGATGTACCACAAACTTTGTGGTATGACCGGTACTGCCATAACCGAAGCCGGCGAGCTTTGGGAGATCTATAAACTGGACGTGGTTGAGATACCAACCAATCGCACCGCACAGCGCGACGACCGCCAGGACCTGGTGTACCGTACCATGCGCGAAAAGTACAATGCAGTTGCCGACGAGATCGTTAAATTAACGCAAGAAGGCAGGCCTGTACTGGTAGGTACAACTTCGGTAGAAATATCTGAGTTGGTAAGCCGTATGCTGAAACTGCGCGGTATCAAACACAACGTATTGAACGCAAAGCTTCACCAGAAAGAGGCAGATATCGTTGCAGAAGCCGGTAAGGCAGGCACAGTAACCATTGCTACCAACATGGCCGGCCGTGGTACGGATATAAAATTAGGCGAGGGTGTTAAAGAAGCAGGTGGTTTGGCAATTGTGGGTACAGAACGCCACGAGTCGCGCCGTGTCGACCGCCAGTTGCGTGGCCGTTCAGGCCGCCAGGGCGACCCGGGCTCGTCGCAGTTCTTCGTATCATTAGAAGACAACCTGATGCGTTTATTCGGTTCAGAGCGTATCTCCAATTTGATGGTGCGCATGGGTATCGAAGAGGGCGAAGTTATCCAGCATTCCATGATATCTAAATCTATAGAGCGTGCGCAGAAAAAGGTAGAAGAGAACAACTTTGGGATACGTAAACGTTTGCTGGAGTTCGATGACGTAATGAACGCTCAGCGTACTGTTATCTACACTAAACGTAAAAACGCGTTATTTGGCGAGCGCTTGGATGTCGATATCAGCAATACCATTTTCGACGTGGTTGAAGATGTGGTTACAGAATACAAAGAGTCTAACAATTACGAAGGCTTCCAACTGGAGATCATCCGCTTGTTTTCTGTTGATATTGAAATTGGTGCTGATCAGTTTACCGGATCAAGCATCGCGCAGCTTACAGACGAGGCGTTTGCTATCATTACAGATTTTTATGCCCGGAAGCAAGAAGCTATCGCTAACCAGGCTTACCCTGTTTTAAAAGATGTGTATGATCATCGCGGTCAGCAGATAGAAAATATCATTGTTCCGTTTACAGATGGCATTCATGGTATACAAATAGCCGTGCCGCTTAAAAAAGCTGTGGAAAATCACGGTTTAGAAGTATTTAAATCATTCGAGAAAAACGTAACCCTCGAAATGATCGACGATGCCTGGAAAGAACACTTGCGCGAGATGGACGAGTTAAAGCAGTCCGTTCAGAACGCGGTTTATGAGCAAAAGGATCCATTATTGGTTTATAAGTTCGAAGCGTTTGAGCTGTTCCGTGCTATGCTTGCCAATGTGAACAAAGAGATCGTTAGCTTCTTGTTCCGTGGCGGCATACCAACCCAGCAAGAACCTGAAGAGATACAAGAAGCAAGGCCTGCGCCTAAAACGGACATGCGTAAAATGCGCACAACCAAAGCCGAGTTTGAGGATGGTGGCAATGTAGGTGTAGCTGATATGCCCGAAATGCAACAACAAAAAATAAGCCCGGTGCGGGTGGACCCTAAGATTGGCCGTAACGACCCTTGCCCTTGTGGTAGCGGTAAGAAATTTAAAAATTGCCACGGCGTAGGGCAGAATTAA